The segment ttttccttcagtattttttttttttggctgcatcatgtggcatgtgaaatcctagttccctaaccagggattgaatcccagccgtggcagtgaaagtgccgagttctaaccactggagcaccagggaatcccctcctTGATTAATTCTGATGACTATGCAGTGATGAGAACTACTGTAACTAGGCTGAACCACTCTCTGGCACAGGCATGTGCCAGGTTCGTTTCTTGGTGCTCCTTTGTATATGCTACTTTTACATTTTCTACCCTTTGATCGTCCACTTGAGGAACTCATCTGTACATTTTCTGACTCTTCTAGAGTTAGGTAGGGCTCTGACTTCTGGCAGCATCAAGGACGTGCAGCAAGACCTGAGATCATGGTTTGTTTGCATGATGTGCTTATTTATACTGTGAGTTCTTCTAGGAAAGCAAAGCCCCTGTGGGTTCTTATTGAAACTGTTAGATTGGTAGAAAAGAGGTGGTGCTTTTGAAACCCCTCCTGCCCTGGACCCTGGTCTGATTTGTTTTGGTGGGTTGTGTGTGCCCTAGTTGCAGGAGATCATGTTTAAGAATTACTACACAGCCTTTTTGACCATCCGTGTTCGCCAGCACACCTCAACACACACTCCAGCCAAGTGGGTGACCTGCCTGCGGGACTACTGCCTGATGCCTGATCCGCACAGTGAGGAGGGAGCCCAGGAGTACGTATCGCTGTTCAAGCACCAGGTCAGCTGGGACTCAGCATGACCAGGGCAGCCCAGATGAGGGCTCCCAAGGGGCCTGGGGTCTGGGCCAGGATATATGCGCGAAGAGGGGTGGGCAAGGCTGGTCTGGGTTATGGTTCTTTGGTAAGTGCCTTGGAGGAActacttttccttctccaaggcctgGGGAGAAGGCCCCTCGGCTCATTGCTGGTTGGCTCCTGGGCAGTGAGCTGGGGCCTCTCTGGgtccttgtgtgtgtgcgtgtgtgtgtgtgtctgtgtgtttatgtgtCAGATGCTGTGTGACATGGCCCAAGTACTGGAACTGCGCCTGATTCTGCGACAGCCATCACCACTGTGGTTGTCTTTCACGGTGGAGGAGCTTCAGATCTTCCAGCAGGGACCAAAGGTGAGTGACCAGCTCAGAGCTGTTGGCTGGTCCTTTCTCCACGGGGCTCCTAGCTATGGCTTGAAGGCCCTGGGGTGTGGGTGGCAGTGGATGGGTAAGGATGGGGAGACTCACAGGGAAATTAGCCAAGTAGGAATTCTAGAAGCTCATGATGAGAGGTGAGGGCATGCCCTCATATTTCCTGACTTTGGGGGCTACTTGCCTCTTTCATATCTGGAACTTTTATGGACCAGAATCTGCTTCTGACCCTTGTCTTCATGGGGCTTCCTTCTTCAGTAGAAGAACTTAGGTAGTTTATGTGCCCTTGGGTCCTGAAAAGGATTTTCTCAGTGTCTGGGGCTCAGGGGCCCTTCTTCTGTCGTCAGGACCTTGGGCTCTGGTTCCAGGGCTCTCCTGCTGTGCCCTTCTCAGGGCAGTACTCTTTTCTTTGCAGAGCCCTTCCATGACCTTCCCCAAGTGGCTGTCCCATCCAGTGCCTTGTGAACAGCCCACTCCCCTTCTTGAGGTAAGCCCTCGCCCTGGGTGAGAACCATGTGTGAACAGCTTTGGT is part of the Bubalus kerabau isolate K-KA32 ecotype Philippines breed swamp buffalo chromosome 20, PCC_UOA_SB_1v2, whole genome shotgun sequence genome and harbors:
- the NICN1 gene encoding nicolin-1 isoform X1, whose product is MSRVSVPCHVKGTVALQVGDVRTSQGRPGVLVIDVTFPSVAPFELQEIMFKNYYTAFLTIRVRQHTSTHTPAKWVTCLRDYCLMPDPHSEEGAQEYVSLFKHQMLCDMAQVLELRLILRQPSPLWLSFTVEELQIFQQGPKSPSMTFPKWLSHPVPCEQPTPLLEGLPDPSRVSSEVQQMWALTEMIRASHPSTRIGRFDVDGCYDLNLLSYT
- the NICN1 gene encoding nicolin-1 isoform X3; the protein is MSRVSVPCHVKGTVALQVGDVRTSQGRPGVLVIDVTFPSVAPFELQEIMFKNYYTAFLTIRVRQHTSTHTPAKWVTCLRDYCLMPDPHSEEGAQEYVSLFKHQMLCDMAQVLELRLILRQPSPLWLSFTVEELQIFQQGPKSPSMTFPKWLSHPVPCEQPTPLLEVDGCYDLNLLSYT
- the NICN1 gene encoding nicolin-1 isoform X2, which encodes MSRVSVPCHVKGTVALQVGDVRTSQGRPGVLVIDVTFPSVAPFEHTSTHTPAKWVTCLRDYCLMPDPHSEEGAQEYVSLFKHQMLCDMAQVLELRLILRQPSPLWLSFTVEELQIFQQGPKSPSMTFPKWLSHPVPCEQPTPLLEGLPDPSRVSSEVQQMWALTEMIRASHPSTRIGRFDVDGCYDLNLLSYT